From Marmota flaviventris isolate mMarFla1 chromosome X, mMarFla1.hap1, whole genome shotgun sequence, the proteins below share one genomic window:
- the Slc35a2 gene encoding UDP-galactose translocator isoform X2: METFHSECTHRRLKYISLAVLVVQNASLILSIRYARTLPGDRFFATTAVVMAEVLKGLTCLLLLFAQKRGNVKHLVLFLHEAVLVQYVDTLKLAVPSLIYTLQNNLQYVAISNLPAATFQVTYQLKILTTALFSVLMLNRSLSRLQWASLLLLFTGVAIVQAQQAGGGGPRPLDQNPGAGLAAVVASCLSSGFAGVYFEKILKGSSGSVWLRNLQLGLFGTALGLVGLWWAEGTAVARRGFFFGYTPAVWGVVLNQAFGGLLVAVVVKYADNILKGFATSLSIVLSTVASIRLFGFHLDPLFALGAGLVIGAVYLYSLPRGAVKAIASTSASASGPCIHQQPPGQPPPPQLSSHRGDLITEPFLPKLLTKVKGS; encoded by the exons ATGGAGACCTTTCATTCTGAGTGCA CTCACCGGCGCCTCAAGTACATATCCCTAGCTGTGCTGGTGGTCCAGAATGCCTCCCTCATCCTCAGCATCCGCTACGCCCGCACGCTGCCTGGGGATCGCTTCTTTGCCACAACTGCTGTGGTCATGGCCGAAGTGCTCAAAGGTCTCACCTGCCTCCTGCTGCTCTTCGCACAGAAGAGGG GTAACGTGAAGCACCTGGTTCTTTTCCTCCACGAGGCTGTCTTGGTGCAGTATGTGGACACACTAAAGCTTGCAGTGCCCTCTCTCATCTACACCTTGCAAAATAACCTTCAGTATGTTGCCATCTCCAATTTACCAGCTGCCACTTTCCAG GTGACGTACCAACTGAAGATCCTGACCACAGCACTGTTCTCCGTGCTCATGCTCAATCGCAGCCTCTCCCGGCTACAGTGGGCCTCCCTGCTGCTCCTCTTCACTGGTGTCGCCATTGTCCAGGCACAGCAAGCAGGTGGGGGTGGCCCACGGCCACTGGATCAGAACCCAGGGGCTGGCCTAGCAGCTGTTGTGGCCTCCTGCCTCTCCTCCGGCTTTGCAGGTGTCTACTTTGAGAAGATCCTCAAAGGCAGCTCAGGGTCCGTATGGCTTCGCAACCTGCAACTGGGCCTCTTTGGCACAGCATTGGGCCTAGTAGGGCTCTGGTGGGCTGAGGGTACTGCTGTGGCCCGCCGTGGCTTCTTCTTTGGGTACACGCCTGCCGTCTGGGGCGTAGTACTTAACCAAGCCTTTGGCGGGTTGCTGGTGGCTGTTGTTGTCAAGTACGCTGACAACATCCTCAAGGGCTTTGCCACCTCCCTGTCCATTGTGCTGTCCACTGTTGCCTCCATCCGCCTCTTTGGCTTCCACTTGGACCCATTGTTTGCCCTTGGCGCTGGCCTCGTCATTGGTGCAGTCTACCTCTACAGCCTTCCCCGAGGTGCAGTCAAAGCCATAGCTTCtacttctgcctctgcctctgggccCTGCATTCACCAGCAGCCTCCAGGGCAACCACCACCACCGCAGCTGTCCTCCCACCGAGGAGACCTCATCACGGAGCCCTTTCTGCCAAA GTTGCTCACCAAGGTGAAAGGTTCGTAG
- the Slc35a2 gene encoding UDP-galactose translocator isoform X1, which translates to MAAVGVGGSTAAAGPGAVSAGTLEPGTTSAAHRRLKYISLAVLVVQNASLILSIRYARTLPGDRFFATTAVVMAEVLKGLTCLLLLFAQKRGNVKHLVLFLHEAVLVQYVDTLKLAVPSLIYTLQNNLQYVAISNLPAATFQVTYQLKILTTALFSVLMLNRSLSRLQWASLLLLFTGVAIVQAQQAGGGGPRPLDQNPGAGLAAVVASCLSSGFAGVYFEKILKGSSGSVWLRNLQLGLFGTALGLVGLWWAEGTAVARRGFFFGYTPAVWGVVLNQAFGGLLVAVVVKYADNILKGFATSLSIVLSTVASIRLFGFHLDPLFALGAGLVIGAVYLYSLPRGAVKAIASTSASASGPCIHQQPPGQPPPPQLSSHRGDLITEPFLPKLLTKVKGS; encoded by the exons CTCACCGGCGCCTCAAGTACATATCCCTAGCTGTGCTGGTGGTCCAGAATGCCTCCCTCATCCTCAGCATCCGCTACGCCCGCACGCTGCCTGGGGATCGCTTCTTTGCCACAACTGCTGTGGTCATGGCCGAAGTGCTCAAAGGTCTCACCTGCCTCCTGCTGCTCTTCGCACAGAAGAGGG GTAACGTGAAGCACCTGGTTCTTTTCCTCCACGAGGCTGTCTTGGTGCAGTATGTGGACACACTAAAGCTTGCAGTGCCCTCTCTCATCTACACCTTGCAAAATAACCTTCAGTATGTTGCCATCTCCAATTTACCAGCTGCCACTTTCCAG GTGACGTACCAACTGAAGATCCTGACCACAGCACTGTTCTCCGTGCTCATGCTCAATCGCAGCCTCTCCCGGCTACAGTGGGCCTCCCTGCTGCTCCTCTTCACTGGTGTCGCCATTGTCCAGGCACAGCAAGCAGGTGGGGGTGGCCCACGGCCACTGGATCAGAACCCAGGGGCTGGCCTAGCAGCTGTTGTGGCCTCCTGCCTCTCCTCCGGCTTTGCAGGTGTCTACTTTGAGAAGATCCTCAAAGGCAGCTCAGGGTCCGTATGGCTTCGCAACCTGCAACTGGGCCTCTTTGGCACAGCATTGGGCCTAGTAGGGCTCTGGTGGGCTGAGGGTACTGCTGTGGCCCGCCGTGGCTTCTTCTTTGGGTACACGCCTGCCGTCTGGGGCGTAGTACTTAACCAAGCCTTTGGCGGGTTGCTGGTGGCTGTTGTTGTCAAGTACGCTGACAACATCCTCAAGGGCTTTGCCACCTCCCTGTCCATTGTGCTGTCCACTGTTGCCTCCATCCGCCTCTTTGGCTTCCACTTGGACCCATTGTTTGCCCTTGGCGCTGGCCTCGTCATTGGTGCAGTCTACCTCTACAGCCTTCCCCGAGGTGCAGTCAAAGCCATAGCTTCtacttctgcctctgcctctgggccCTGCATTCACCAGCAGCCTCCAGGGCAACCACCACCACCGCAGCTGTCCTCCCACCGAGGAGACCTCATCACGGAGCCCTTTCTGCCAAA GTTGCTCACCAAGGTGAAAGGTTCGTAG
- the Pqbp1 gene encoding polyglutamine-binding protein 1 — MPLPVALQTRLAKRGILKHLEPEPEEEIIAEDYDDDPVDYEATRLEGLPPSWYKVFDPSCGLPYYWNVDTDLVSWLSPHDPNSVVTKSAKKLRSSNADAEEKSDRSHEKSDRGHEKSDRGHEKLDRGHDKSDRNHDKSDRDRERSYDKVDRERERDRERDRDRGYDKADREEGKERRHHRREELAPYPKSKKVASRKDDELDPMDPSSYSDAPRGTWSTGLPKRNEAKTGADTTAAGPLFQQRPYPSPGAVLRANAEASRTKQQD, encoded by the exons ATGCCGCTGCCGGTTGCACTGCAGACCCGCTTGGCCAAGAGAGGGATCCTGAAACATCTGGAGCCTG AACCGGAGGAAGAGATCATTGCTGAGGACTATGATGATGATCCTGTGGACTATGAGGCCACCCGGTTGGAGGGCCTGCCACCCAGCTGGTACAAGGTGTTCGACCCTTCCTG CGGGCTCCCTTACTACTGGAATGTGGACACAGACCTCGTGTCCTGGCTCTCCCCACATGACCCCAACTCCGTGGTTACCAAATCTGCCAAGAAGCTCAGGAGCAGTAATGCAG ATGCTGAGGAGAAGTCGGACCGGAGCCATGAGAAGTCAGACAGGGGCCATGAGAAGTCGGACAGGGGCCATGAAAAGCTGGACCGGGGCCATGACAAGTCGGATCGGAACCATGACAAGTCTGACAGAGATCGAGAACGTAGCTATGACAAagtagacagagagagagaacgGGACAGGGAACGGGATCGGGACCGTGGGTATGACAAGGCAGACCGGGAAGAGGGCAAAGAACGGCGCCACCATCGCAGGGAGGAACTGGCTCCCTACCCCAAGAGCAAGAAGG TGGCAAGCCGAAAGGATGACGAGTTAGACCCCATGGACCCCAGCTCATACTCTGATGCACCCCG GGGCACATGGTCAACAGGACTCCCCAAGCGGAATGAGGCTAAAACGGGTGCTGACACGACAGCAGCGGGGCCCCTCTTCCAGCAGCGTCCATACCCATCCCCAGGGGCTGTGCTCCGGGCCAATGCTGAGGCTTCCCGAACCAAGCAGCAGGACTGA
- the Timm17b gene encoding mitochondrial import inner membrane translocase subunit Tim17-B, which translates to MEEPCPWRIVDDCGGAFTMGVIGGGVFQAIKGFHNAPVGIQHRLRSSINTVRIHAPQIGGSFAVWGFLFSTVDCGLVQLRGREDPWNSITSGAVTGAVLAARSGPLAMVGSVMMGGILLALVEGVSILLTRFTSRQFRNVPPLLEDPSQLSPKEDTPDTDFPSCQQYH; encoded by the exons ATGGAGGAGCCTTG CCCATGGCGAATTGTGGATGACTGTGGTGGAGCCTTCACTATGGGTGTCATTGGAGGTGGAGTCTTCCAGGCTATCAAGGGCTTCCACAATGCCCCTGTT GGAATTCAACATCGGTTAAGGAGTAGTATCAACACTGTGAGGATCCATGCACCCCAGATTGGAG GTAGCTTTGCAGTGTGGGGGTTCCTGTTCTCAACCGTGGACTGTGGCCTGGTGCAGCTGCGAGGCAGGGAGGATCCCTGGAACTCCATCACTAGTGGTGCAGTGACTGGGGCTGTGCTGGCTGCCCGCA GTGGACCATTGGCAATGGTGGGCTCAGTGATGATGGGGGGCATTCTATTAGCCCTCGTTGAGGGTGTTAGCATCCTCCTCACTCGATTTACCTCCCGACAGTTCCGCAATG TACCCCCATTGCTAGAGGACCCCAGCCAGCTCTCCCCTAAGGAGGATACCCCAGACACAGACTTTCCCAGCTGTCAGCAATATCATTGA